GGagtatatttcaattcaatggcaaaatactttaccaatattaattatatctatGAAAAAGCATACAAAAGAATAAACATACTCAGCTTACTGAAATTCAAACTTGATAGAAAATCACTTAAAGCTATTTATACTTCTTTTGTTCGACCAATTCTCGAGTATTCTAATATAGTATAGTCTAATTGTAACCAATCTGAGTGTGATATTTTAGAGTCAATTCAGCTTGAAGCAGCACCCATTATAACTGGTTTAAGAAGGGGAACAAGTCACGCTATAATTTATAGAGAATCTGGCCTAGTACCACTTATTAAACAAAGACATCTACATCGAAATATAACCTTTTTTAATACAATTAATAAATTTGCCCTTctcatatttatgaattattacaACCCTCTTTAGATATTAGTGATAATTACAATTTCCGACATAACAGATTATTTAATGATCCTGTTGCTAGATCACAGTCATTCTTCCCGTCCATTATGATCGAGTGGAACGAACCGTCCTGTCCATTTCCTACAATGTCATCTGTTAGATCCATCGAAAGTTTTACAGTAAAAACATATATCTTTGATAATAGAGCTCAATGTTccgatattttcaaatataatggtGATCgtatgtcaaatattttattatctcAGTTGCGAAATTTTGCTAGTAACCTTAATACGGATCTCTTTAATTCTCATTTCAGTAACAGTCCAGCCTGCCTGTGTGGATTTCAAAACGAAGATTGTGAACACTATTTTCTATACTGTCCTTTATACGTCAACCCTAGACGGCTCCTTTTTAATTCTATCTTGGAACTTGACAATGATATATCACTgacaatacaaacatttttacatggctcTGAAAGACACGatattaacattaataaaactACATTGAAATAAGTTCAGTGCTTTGTCAGAGATACCAACAGATTTCGCTGAATTTTGTTGAATATATTTCGTTTAATTCGTTGAACATCttgtaaaatctttttttttctatttaatgaTATGAACTAGCTAGgtgacattttgtatatgatgtttatcaatatctagcttgatgttttaggatatcatcatcattaaataaatacagCAATTcagattatttatgtatatatctgtattgatttgtacattgtatgtactgtTAATATGTAAGGAGAGGGCTGGTATAGGCAtgttgcctgttgcccaatacCTATTGTCTATAACATCTGACAATAAGGCGTGTGTGTATTTATGGTAGTATCTGAAAAAAGGCatatttataataggaaataaatgaaattatgtaTCTAAATGCCAAATCGTAAATAAAATAACAGAAGATAAATGAAATTCTACCATTGGACAAAAATGATAagataagaaaacaaaattaaaagtaaacaacaacaaaaattaaaactctGAAAACACATGACGCATAAAAACGAATATAACGTACGAAAAGgtgtaataataaaaaaatatttacaaaacaaatactaaaaaccccaaacaaaataaaaataaaggaaatcaacaaaaaacaataaataaattttgctgccatCCGTGCTGTAAAATGTGATGTACGATGCTAAAATTATGATTGAAAGAAAATCATTTAAGCTTAATCATTGCAgcataaataaatgaattgtaAATAAATCTCACCAGAGTTAGTATCACAAACTTTTAAGTAGGACGATCCATTGGTGTAGACAGATGGAGAGGCTGTTTGACAGTTGTATTGCTGACATTCGTATCTTGGTTCGTTTAGAGTGACACCTTGACAGTGTGGGTTGTTAGTACATAACAACTGACATTCATTTTCTGTTTGTACTTGTATGGTGTCAAATGAACCGCATGTACCAACACTATGGTGTCCGTGATTTACGTAGTATAACACAtctataaattatattataataaaaaatcaaCCAATATTCTGGAAATGTCAAACTCAGTTAATTTATAAGGATACTCTTCTAAAATGCCATTTACAGATTGACGGTGGAAATTGCTTTCCTGTCATCTTTGGAAGTACTTGTAGTTTGATTGTATACATTTCGGCAACAGAGATATAACCTTTTGCCCAGTCACTACAACAGACGAGAAATAGTAACGTGCTATCGAAGTAAATGGTTTTGCGCcgaatatttttgtttaccaGATAAGTCAGATAAAGTAAAATCCTTTTAGTTTAATGGTTTAATCAAATccaatatttgaaaaaagttGCATTGCCTAATCAAATTACAAACCCTAACCCTAGAAATTGATCGCCATTATTGAAAGAAGGAACATAATAAATCACAACGATAATTACCTTCACAGGCGTTGGTATAGAATGATACAGAGTCAGAATTATACTGCCGATATTGATATTGCGGACATATCGATGGTCTGCATAACATGGTCGACGTGTCGTACCGTATCCCTCTACAGTCGGGTTGATGCGTACACGTGTCCTGGCATTGTTCTAAGGAAGACGTTGCTGATGAAATAAAGGCACAATCGTAGTTCGTTGCTGGACCCTTAGGTGTATAGGAGCAGTTCCTCGTCACTGTTGAGTAAGAGTAAACGATTTAGGAATATAGAGCATTATGTTACTCAACCTATCAGTCCTATCGTCCCATCGTCGGTGCTTCTGcgcgtctcccttgacaccacctcactttaggcctttggttgagcgcttgTCCCTTTGGGGTAGGGTCTGGGGTCTGTCCACTTGCAGAGACATACCAAATTCTCACATACCAGAGATCTCACAAATTCCCGTTTTGGTTGGAAAGGTTATATTGCGTTAGTCCcgagcaaatggaaatatatatatatatgtgtgttattcAATTTGTCTACAATCCTCGGAGAATTGTAGGACCATAAATCCCCCAAGAAGGCAGTTTTATGCTTAAATAAACGATGTCATATATATAGGACCTTACATGGGTCTTCATTTAATATGAGATGTTATGAAACGAGTCtcagaagtttttatttttgcgagccttagcgagcaaaaattaaaacttcgagacgagtttcattaAATCTCATATGTATGATcccatttaagatcctatatatcaCACTGGTtgcatatgcaaaaatattacacgggcgaaatcactggatatcaggcggattatgtgataaaatgaaaGATATCATTCATTTCCTGATTTTTCGTTTACATACAGGCcgattgaaattaaaaaaataatgaactaGAAAATATAATTGTCATTTTGGACTTATCTACGGTCCTTAAATGTTTTGCGTAACATTTATGTGAAGAGTGTATAGGGTCACTGGCATTTTGTTTGCTACTTGAAAAAATCTACTGGGGTTCAGAGGCAAAGGAGGAAATATATCGAAAGATTTTTTGTATCAAATAGTTTAATCATTTTGCCAGTAACTAATCTTTTAACaatgatatacatttaaaaaaatacattttcgcGACAACCCTACCATGCAACCTTACTATGCACAGTAAGCATTAATCATGCCACATGTATAAACTGCCatccgcttattatgacgtcgttatcattgtgacgttatttgtcgtgccagcgatccgAAAGATGGCAGTTCCGTCTTGTTgtcattttggctatgaatgcaaactgaaatacgttcaatgcttaaagtTATATATCATGCGCATTTCACTGTTACGATTTgtcgcttaaacatttgatatttgaacatggacatgaaACTTGATGATTTTgatccccaaaagcatatgtcggcctatacgAGAGCCGATATCTAGGGATTATATATtgctggttttgaataaagcgccttcaatcaccgccatgttcagtaccttcgagTTTTGTCGTAATCCCTAATTaaatcacgtgactgacgtcgactcgacctgcacgtggtgagcgaAGTAACTAGTACGTAAGCGCACATGCgcttgtttacgttttccttctggctaatataaGCAAATCATGTttgtatatgtccacagagtgagtatttgaaacatgttaTGTCACACATCGCCGTAACACATCGCCGTAAAATAGTGTGTTTCAAATATTGCAATGTGCGAGCGTTATATagtttctttgtagatccagtctgctgaggtcgaccacattttttgtttatgttccctttggtttcacaactctcatTTTAGTTCGAGATTATCGCGACGATGTTCgaaagagttcggaatgattcggcatctttcgagcctatttttctcCTGTATACGATAAAAGCTTTTTGTTTTACTTGTATtcttaaaaatacttccagtgctgcaactttataaaaagcgGTAAAATTAGATAGTTCACTATCCGACAGACGGAGAAAATGTATATAAGACTAAAATAGTTTTCATTAAGACTAAAatagcgaaagttatagaccatacaactttaaattgAAGTGTATCACTCCATACGGCTCTTGACAGGATAACCTTACAGCATCTCCAGTGGCGATGGAACATAACTATTTATAATTTTGCCGCAGAAATGACGTGAGAGCGGGACATCATCTTTTAACATCATTCCATTGCCAATGGAACAACTCACACTCACATATATCATTTCTGTATAATCAGTTTGTATATCTTACcttgttttgataaaaatcgCAGGTAGACATTGGTTGTGTATTCTGACTCTCCACAATACTGTAGGTAACAAGTTATACCGACACTCCGCATAGTCACACCGCTGCAGTCTTCTTTCATCTCACACAAGTGGAAGCAGTCACTTTCATTAGACACTATCACCGAGTCGTCATTGATTGAGTTGCAGATTTCACTTAAGTTTGTTGTTGGTTGAAAATCACATTTAACATCTGCATATAAATTGTGCttgattaatataaacataaagaaattacttcttatcaaaattattattgatcgATTAGTTCGTTTGATTGAACATCAAATAAACCATCATTTTAAAAGTATTGAAATCTGAAAagtataaaacattgaaaaggagaaataatttcataataatgttgaaaaaataacattaaattctTACTGAAACTAGTAATGAGTCATAAATTACCTATTAATAATTAAACCCAACTGCCTTACTTCATATTGAGAATCATAGCTAATTAATTTATTCattagaaaataaatatgttgTGCTGTTGATATCTTTAACAATATGGCAACAAAACTTTTAAAGATGGATATATTGATAGAttagtttattatttttgtcctaAATATATTCTATGCAACAATTCCTATTGTAAATACTACTTACTTTTTTCCACACGGtgtttttctgaaaaaaaagaaaacaatgacaCCACAATAATTGGTGATTTGTATGCCTTGTTAGTTATTTTATTAGTTACCTTCAGAATGAATGTATTGATATGTTTTTTAGTACACAACTTGCCTAAACCTATATTTATATGTCTTGTTATAAACctgtaaatttgaaaaaatcacCGACACTTACCAAGTAGAGGAGCCTCTGTCGGAAGGTCTGGTTCTGCAATAAtgacaaaagaaaataattttgagcAAAGGCTACATACAACAAGCAAATACGTGGAAATCCCATCCCCTGCTTTcgggacatattgtaggtaaacataattgaggttaggtttaaccttggttgatacatgaaataataaaatgatgtcTTATTCGGAAGAAAAACATTTGAAGTAAATTAAAGGTCCATAACTCTGATCAATTACATCCGCTGAgagagttgatcgaacctggccaggcaccTAAGGCATTCAACATTGTTACCacgtttgaagaaaatcggttaatatttattacagttattgtaaggaagtggcagaaaatggcttttttatcaaattaaagtgGCATAACTCTGTTAATTAAGATCTACCAAAAGTGGCGATCAAACTTGGCTAAGCCCgtaaagcatgaaactttgttaccaagttttaacaatattagttttaacatttgttagttattacacagaaactgcagaaaaatgacatttgtagtaaattaaagggccataactctgataaataacatccgctgaaagagttaatcgaacctggccaggcatTTAACTTtattaccaagtttgaagaaaatcggttaatatttattgcaGTTATTTTAAGGAattggcagaaaatgacttttttatcaaatcaaaaatgacttttttcaaatcaaatgctaattaagatctaccaaaagtggcgatcaaacttggctaagcccgtaaagcatgaaactttgttaccaagttttaacaatattagttttaacatttgttagttattacacagaaactgcagaaaaatgacatttgtagtaaattaaagggccataactctgataaataacatccgctgaaagagttaatcgaacctggccaggcacctattgcattcaaccttgttactaagtttgaagagaatcggttaatatttataacagttatcgtacggaagtggcagaaaatgacttttattttcaaatcaaagAGCCATAACTCTGTTAATTAAGATCTTCCAAAAATGGCGATCAAACTTGGTTAAACCCTTAAGGCATTGaattttgttaccaagttttaacaatattagttttaacagttgtaagttattacacagaaactgcagaaaaatgacatttgtagtaaactAAAGAACCATacctctgataaataacatcagcTGAAAGAGTTAatcgaacctggccaggcactaaaggcattcaaccttgttaaCAAGTtcgaagaaaattggtttacatttctTACACTaattgcacggaaatggcagaaaatgacgtttttagtaattgAAAGGGTCAttactccgctaaataaggtccatcgactGTCTCGGTTAAatttggccgagcccttaaggcatttaaccctGTCAccaagaaaatcggtttacatttgtaacAGTTATTtcacggaaacgaagtgttacagaaagacggacagacagacagacatacggACAAACCTAAATTAATATCCcacgtttcggagaaagcgggggataataaaaaaaagatctGATATCTAGCAACGTACATGGTGTAAAAAAGACTACAGAATTCCtccaaataaaatgttttgagcTTTACAAAATGCACGAAAGAATTAAATGTTCGAACATTCGAACATTTAGATTTATACGAAAAATCAGGAGGCCCATGTACCTTATATTGAATATTCAAGTGCTGAAGTGTTACGACTCCCAACCgtattgaaataattaaactGTAAACTGATATGATCTAATTTACAAGTTGATGGAACGCTCACTCTTGACGAGTAACTGTTCCTATTCTCTATCATTGCTGAATCGGAACAAGAatttaatcaaataatatattgCAACAAATAATTTCTTTAGATAAAAATGATCAAGACGAATAATATTATAAATGACAATGTTTACAGTGATGAGAGAATGTTTTAAAACAGTTATGATCAGgaaactacatgtaaaattaagcTTACGTACCTATGAATGACGAGTTTGATTCGGAGGCAGCTGTTGAATCACCGATCCTCCAATAAAACGTGGAGTGGTAATAACCCGTCATATTCATATAACTTTTACAGGAATGAAATTTACAATACAGTCTTTGTTGTTGaattataaatccttgacaCTCTGCCGTATTTAAACATGCGTCAGCACACTCGTCTACATCAAGCTTCAGTGAATAGGCGTTACTAAGGTAACCACAGCGGCCTATCTTGTTTTGGCCGTGCGCCATGAAGCCGGTACCTCgacaaaaatacacaaattaGATTAGTAAAGAAAACTTATTCTGTAAGCTGCCTGATAcgaataaattatataaaatgtataaaatatgataGAAAAGAAAACCCTCTAGAAAATATGAACTTGTTTGCTTCTAGCATTAACAATAAGTTAGCTGTTAATGGCTATCGCACGACAATTTGGAAGTTATCGAATGTAATGTATCAAATGAGGTATTAGCTGCACGGAATGCTCTAATACTTTCCTCACTTCgttaaaaatgtaaacaaaaatgttgaaactcgacatttaagaaaaaatagCTTTGAAACAAGAAAAATCTAACGTTTGTCGGTGTTCAGAGCTGTTTGAAATTCATCAGAATAGTGCATATTTGCCAATTGTTTTTATCATCTTCGCCTGTGCAAGTGACATGCTAGTTTGATTTCGAACACGTTTTGCCGTACACATAGGCAATGTCGGACGGAACACGTGGCTAGAAGAAAAAACTCCAAACCGCAAAAACTATGCCAATCTCGATCAAATCATTTACCATATCAAAGACACTTTTCCCCGATAATAATTACGTGTCTGTCAACGGCAGGCTATTTCACTTTCACCATCTTTCTCTTTCCGCCATCTTGCTGTTTATGTCATTAAAATGCTAAACCACGGCGGAGTCCTCGAGGGGAAATATCGAGTGAAACTACTAATTATAGCAACATAATGCCgtgttatatttaattttattaaacacaaatttaacGTCAAATGTCTACCCGATATGAGTTTATTGATAACACATGATCTTATTTTTACGAGACATATTGTTACATGACAATTGACTTCTAAGTATATGTCTGTCGTGCATAGGTTAAGCAAACAATCACATGCCAGATTTCCCAACATTCAGGAGAAAATGTTAAGCCCATCGTCAAAATGACAGCAATGCGACATGTGCGTTGTTGACATTTCCAATGTTGTACTACAGGTTATGATTGTGTTTTGAAAATGTAGGGAgcggtttttttgtttttggaaTTTTAAGgaatatcagttatgcataaaacttcatgaatgattcttgacatgctatttcattcatttcgatgaattttaatgaatatcaaatTTCTAACGAGCTAGTCGTATGGAAACAACGTGTCTGCCTTGTGAAGCCATTTTTGACAGTTTTTTAGCATATAGTGTTATCATCAAATTATAAAAAGTAAATACGCATAGATTGAAGATATCGTAAGATAATTCGTGACATTATTTACCATAACGTATAgtggtgtcttagaatttcgTACATTTCtggaatttgattttaattaagtttaaaattaaattgagtacaaatatagaaatataatatgATGTGCTATGGAAATCCCTAGGTTAAAAGTCTCATGCATTCTGCATCAATACCCGTATATAACTGACATAGTCAAGTTCAATAGCCCTTAAGCGAATATCGTTGATGTATAAAGTTATTAAGCTAATTGTTTTCACCTGTATGATTCTTTGAGTAGAAAGAGAAGTCTGGGTCATCAAAGTAGATCGACTCATTACACGCTTGTAAGGAACATGTCCACTGCCTAGTTGGTTGAACGGTCACCCCATTGCAGCCAATTTGACGTAGGCATGCGATCTGGCAGTCCAGGTGTGTCCATACTTGAAAAAAGTTATTCGATTCCCAATCCGGACATGTTGCCCTTGTTCTTGTACCGACGGTGCCGAATTGATTCGATGATTCTTGAGTATCAATatcataatgataatgattataaaaacaataaacatgCGATAATAAATACCTACATTGCTTTTATCTACGTCATGCTTAATAGTTTTGTCGAATTATTTGTCTTATTTTTACTGGCCATGATATGtttgaatatgaaatattatactGCACTATGATTACATTTTACTCTACTGTTGTATCTTTCTaactatgaaaataaatttcgaTGTAGGTTTTCGTTCTCGTTAAATTGAGACCACTTACCACAGCGCTTTGTGTAAAAAGATGACAGGCTGTcgttaacaaaaatatatttgtcaGAACAAACATGTAGTCTACAAACATGCTGATCCTCTTGAAATGTTATTCCTTGACAGTATTCTGAAGAATCGCAAATAGTTTGACATTCGGCCAAGGTGGAGTTTTGATGTACGTCATCAATGACGTCATCACTGCAGGATCCTCTGGTACAGAGTCCACGATCATCATAATAACAGACTGGAGTGAAAATTACGCCTGTAGGAAAATCAAAGTACCAATAATATTCTCTATACACTCGTAACTTATTTTAAGTTGATAAGTGTGAATTTTCTCTATACACTCGTACGTTACAGTTTTTCTCCATACATTCGTACcttacattttataattgtaaGGTGTTATAACCTTgtatagagaaaaatatataaaaaagtgtATTGGTGGGTTTAAAGTAATCAATCAAAACAAGGCACAGTTTCAATTGGAAGAAACTACAAACTAAATGCAAATGTGAAATCGAACCCGGAATCAAAAGAAAATCTGagagataaataaaaaaatataatagtgaaataaagCTACTGTATGTAGCAATTAGACGTAAATCTTATCTTACaataatatattgattaataGGTATAAAACGTACCTTTTCGGTGCGAAAAACCAAACATCCAAGACTCTGGAAGTCAACAGAGACATGTATCTGACATGAAGTTATTAAACTGTGAGAAATCTTTGattaatgtataaaagtatCTTTACACCTTGGAAATGTACCTAGTTTTCCCaaaatttgatattgaattATTCTACTTCATACATGCAATTAATATAGAattaaaatgacttttattttgaatgttacctttatataggaaaaaaaaacaaaaacaaaaaaacactcAAATAAGCGAGGTCAAATTTGACTTCCGTCCTAAATCgattttcagtattttcttACTTTATGAAATACATAAACGACATAAAAATAACCTTACCTGaacattcataaataaaaaacaagtgTGTGAAGTCCGTTTGTATCGAAGTTGTACAGTTAAACAAGGAACATAAACGAACAGATTTCACCGTCAACGCTTCACAAGTTGTGCTCTCTGCGCATGCCTGAAGACATGCGTCACGTGACACATCAAGAACTACAGACGGAGACGTGCAGTTAGCATCTAACCCTTTGGCTTCGTTCTCCATGTTGCATGACCCACCTACAAAACAGGAAGTACATGTAGTAAGGTATAAGGCACTGGGATAAGCATTAAAGTGATGGGattgttcaaataatatattattactaTACTAATCAATCCATATTGGTGTAAAtctatattgatatatgatGGAAAATATCTTTTTTCCAAATGCCACACTACATCCCACTACTGTATCGAAATTGAAACAGAATAGTGTGCCTATTTTCGAAATTCTTTGGAAGATTAATACTTATGCAATGTGGTGAGGTCGGGGCCTGCACCAATGTGAAACAGTCCGTGGTAGCGGTCAGCCATCCACGAGCAAGACGCGTTCGACATTTTTTCATTGGATTTGGCATTGggtgtaaatgtaaataaatgggTGCTATGAAGAGGGCCGTGTGCTCATGAAGCTGTGTGCTCAAGGTGAATTTTTAGTAACGATTTAATGTTTGCAATGCACATGCGATGTGTTAAACGTGTACTTTAATTGTATGTGTTGTATTGAACATGTAGAGGTCGGTCGTAGAGATAATATGtcgaaaaatattttatacataatgCATATCTAGCTATGTAGCCTAAAAGTAATACGCTGCAAATTCATAAAGATGTAATACTGCACAGAAGACCGTTGTTTggacataaatataaaattgtagGTGACCTTGAGACTGTATATCAAcgtttttatattatatgtaggaTATTTATAGGTTATACTTTGTATCAGGGATTGCAGATTACACAGGGTTAAGAAcgtgtttcatttcatttcaaaatatttttataaaatcatttgatttaatagggattgggcagcaggctatgcctatataagcAACCCACTTTGCTAGTGGCCGATAACATGATTCTTGAAAAATATTGAGgatggatataacaacagtaatagtaacccctaggATATCGAggatagatataacgacagtgatagtaccCCCTGGGATATCGCGGatagatataatgacagtgatagtaaccactggaatatCGCGGATCGATATAAcaacagtaatagtaacccctgggatatcgCGGATAGATATAACgactgtgatagtaacccctgggatatcgCGGATAGATATAACGACTGTGATAGTAACTGCTTGGATATCGtggatagatataacgacagtgatagtaacccctgggatatcgtggatagatataacgacagtgatagtaacccctgggatatcgcggatagatataacgacagtgatagtaacccctgggatatcgcggatagatataacgacagtgatagtaacccctgggatatcgtggatagatataacgacagtgatagtaacccctgggatatcgtggatagatataacgacagtgatagtaacccctgggatatcgtggatagatataacgacagtaatagtaacccctgggatatcgcggatagatataacgacagtgatagtaactcctgggaTATCGCggatagatataacgacagtgatagtaactagACTGTGGGATATCGtggatagatataacgacagtatagtaacccctgggatatcgcggatagatataacgacaatatagtaactcctggaatatgGGATAGATATAACGACGTATAGTAACCCTGGGATATCGCGTAGATAGATATAACAACattaatagtaacccctgggatatcgtggatagatataacgacaagtgatagtaacccctgggatatcgtggatagatataacgacagtgatagtaacccctgggatatcgcggctagatataacgacaattatagtaactcctggaatatagtggatagatataacgacagtgatagtaacccctgggatatcg
The DNA window shown above is from Argopecten irradians isolate NY chromosome 8, Ai_NY, whole genome shotgun sequence and carries:
- the LOC138329741 gene encoding uncharacterized protein produces the protein MENEAKGLDANCTSPSVVLDVSRDACLQACAESTTCEALTVKSVRLCSLFNCTTSIQTDFTHLFFIYECSESWMFGFSHRKGVIFTPVCYYDDRGLCTRGSCSDDVIDDVHQNSTLAECQTICDSSEYCQGITFQEDQHVCRLHVCSDKYIFVNDSLSSFYTKRCESSNQFGTVGTRTRATCPDWESNNFFQVWTHLDCQIACLRQIGCNGVTVQPTRQWTCSLQACNESIYFDDPDFSFYSKNHTGTGFMAHGQNKIGRCGYLSNAYSLKLDVDECADACLNTAECQGFIIQQQRLYCKFHSCKSYMNMTGYYHSTFYWRIGDSTAASESNSSFIEPDLPTEAPLLEKHRVEKNVKCDFQPTTNLSEICNSINDDSVIVSNESDCFHLCEMKEDCSGVTMRSVGITCYLQYCGESEYTTNVYLRFLSKQVTRNCSYTPKGPATNYDCAFISSATSSLEQCQDTCTHQPDCRGIRYDTSTMLCRPSICPQYQYRQYNSDSVSFYTNACEDVLYYVNHGHHSVGTCGSFDTIQVQTENECQLLCTNNPHCQGVTLNEPRYECQQYNCQTASPSVYTNGSSYLKVCDTNSDDIVGNGQDGSFHSIIMDGKNDCDLATGSLNNLLCRKL